From Geovibrio ferrireducens, one genomic window encodes:
- the ftsA gene encoding cell division protein FtsA, with protein MSQDNNIYVGLDLGTTKVCIVVARKNADRSIDVLGIGSVPSKGVRKGVVVNIEETVACIQKAKEEAERMSGVEIKSVTAGLASGHIKSFNTRGTIAVKSKEVTQQDVDRVIESASAYNMQLGEEILDVIPQQYILDGQTEIKYPVGMSGVRLEVDVHIVTGQVSSATNIVKCCEKAGLVVDDIILEQFASAKAVLNEDEMEIGVCLIDGGGGTCDMAVYKQGAVYHTAILQIGGNHFTKDLSIGLSTPESEAERLKIKHGCVWMPLVSDDEMVNVTTVGGRPPRKISKPVLTQILQARGEEIFQMFKGELQKHKLLELMGAGIVVTGGLSNFEGIEELATNVFNTPVRVGRPTNIGGLTDLVSDPRYATAVGLAIYATRKGKAGAKLSKGNEDKVFTSIFQRMKGWLKEFF; from the coding sequence ATGTCTCAGGATAATAATATTTATGTCGGGCTTGACCTTGGAACGACAAAGGTCTGCATCGTCGTTGCCAGAAAAAACGCTGACAGAAGTATAGACGTTCTGGGAATAGGCAGTGTCCCGTCCAAAGGCGTTCGCAAGGGTGTGGTCGTCAATATAGAAGAGACTGTAGCCTGCATTCAGAAAGCCAAGGAAGAGGCGGAGAGAATGTCCGGCGTTGAGATAAAAAGCGTTACCGCCGGGCTTGCCAGCGGGCATATAAAGAGCTTCAACACCAGAGGAACCATTGCGGTTAAGAGCAAGGAAGTTACCCAGCAGGATGTGGACAGGGTTATAGAATCCGCCTCTGCGTACAACATGCAGCTCGGCGAGGAGATACTCGATGTTATCCCCCAGCAGTACATACTGGACGGACAGACTGAGATAAAATATCCCGTAGGCATGAGCGGCGTAAGGCTGGAAGTGGATGTGCATATCGTGACCGGGCAGGTTTCCTCCGCCACCAACATTGTTAAATGCTGCGAGAAGGCAGGGCTGGTGGTTGATGATATAATACTTGAGCAGTTCGCATCCGCAAAAGCTGTCCTCAACGAGGACGAAATGGAGATAGGCGTCTGCCTCATCGACGGCGGCGGCGGAACATGCGATATGGCTGTCTACAAACAGGGTGCGGTTTACCACACCGCAATCCTCCAGATAGGCGGCAACCACTTCACCAAGGATCTCTCCATAGGCTTAAGCACGCCGGAATCTGAGGCTGAAAGGCTTAAGATTAAGCACGGCTGCGTCTGGATGCCTCTGGTTTCCGATGACGAAATGGTAAACGTTACCACAGTGGGCGGAAGGCCGCCCCGCAAAATAAGCAAGCCCGTGCTCACGCAGATTCTTCAGGCCAGAGGCGAGGAGATCTTCCAGATGTTCAAGGGTGAGCTCCAGAAGCATAAGCTCCTTGAACTCATGGGCGCAGGCATAGTGGTTACAGGCGGCTTAAGCAATTTTGAAGGAATAGAAGAGCTCGCCACAAATGTTTTCAACACGCCGGTAAGGGTCGGCAGACCCACAAATATAGGCGGACTCACCGATCTGGTTTCAGATCCGAGATACGCCACTGCCGTGGGGCTTGCCATATACGCCACCAGAAAAGGAAAGGCGGGGGCTAAGCTCTCCAAAGGTAACGAGGACAAGGTTTTTACAAGTATTTTTCAAAGAATGAAAGGATGGTTAAAAGAGTTCTTTTAA
- the ftsZ gene encoding cell division protein FtsZ — MFEFVDVKQGACIKVIGVGGAGGNAINNMIEHGIEGVEFIVANTDQQALRSNKAPNKIQLGTTLTKGLGAGGIPEQGKKAAIEDLEAIEAQLRGADLVFIAAGMGGGTGTGAAPVIASVAKELGALTVAVVSKPFSWEGKKRNSNAEQGLEFLKNHVDTYIVVPNDRITAECKDNTLFEDAFRMADDVLRQGVQGISDSINGNGYINVDFADIRSIMESKGMALMGIGEATGENRDIEAAERALKSPLLADISINGAEGLLVNIACGKDLKMHEVQNIATKIHDSAGDNANIYEGVVIDPNFNGSIRVTVVATGLGKKEKKQAKSPELESFLNKQPKHVSSFKEKVAKITERDHSLKTVSDAKEEEFDIPAYLRYQQD, encoded by the coding sequence ATGTTTGAATTCGTAGATGTCAAGCAGGGCGCATGCATCAAAGTGATCGGCGTCGGCGGAGCAGGCGGAAACGCAATCAACAACATGATCGAACATGGTATCGAAGGCGTGGAATTTATCGTGGCTAATACTGACCAGCAGGCGCTGCGCAGCAATAAAGCTCCGAACAAAATCCAGCTCGGTACAACGCTGACCAAAGGGCTCGGCGCAGGCGGAATACCCGAACAGGGTAAAAAAGCCGCCATTGAGGATTTAGAGGCTATAGAAGCACAGCTCAGAGGAGCCGACCTCGTGTTTATAGCTGCCGGAATGGGCGGCGGAACAGGCACAGGTGCTGCTCCCGTAATAGCCAGCGTGGCGAAGGAACTCGGCGCGCTCACAGTTGCTGTTGTTTCCAAACCCTTCTCATGGGAAGGAAAAAAGAGAAACAGCAATGCTGAGCAGGGGCTGGAATTCCTGAAAAACCATGTTGATACCTACATTGTGGTTCCCAATGACAGAATCACAGCGGAATGCAAGGACAACACCCTCTTTGAGGATGCGTTCAGAATGGCTGATGATGTTCTCAGGCAGGGCGTTCAGGGTATCAGCGACTCTATCAACGGAAACGGCTACATCAACGTGGACTTCGCTGATATACGCTCAATAATGGAGTCAAAAGGCATGGCTCTCATGGGTATAGGCGAAGCCACAGGCGAAAACAGGGATATAGAAGCCGCAGAACGCGCGCTTAAGTCTCCCCTTCTCGCTGATATAAGCATAAACGGCGCTGAGGGTCTGCTTGTTAACATAGCATGCGGCAAAGACCTTAAAATGCACGAGGTGCAGAACATCGCCACCAAAATACATGACAGCGCAGGAGATAATGCCAACATTTATGAAGGAGTGGTAATAGACCCCAACTTCAACGGCTCCATCAGAGTTACGGTTGTGGCTACAGGTCTCGGCAAAAAGGAAAAGAAGCAGGCTAAAAGCCCTGAGCTTGAAAGCTTCCTGAATAAACAGCCCAAGCATGTCTCCAGCTTTAAGGAGAAAGTTGCGAAAATTACCGAGAGGGATCACTCCCTCAAAACAGTAAGCGATGCTAAAGAAGAGGAATTTGATATTCCGGCGTATCTCAGGTATCAGCAGGATTAA
- a CDS encoding glycosyltransferase, giving the protein MRVLNVTNVRWYNATAWYAHMLSLGLEALGHRTAVLGLPGTPPVIKAGEAGLQTYEAELNSLNPLKLAQSAAVFKKAVKEFKPDVVVCHRGEFFFYFTHVRFWERPKWKLVRVRGDRRPPKADALSRWLYHNAVDKVVTSSESMRRFHLENLKLPSEKVVTLYGGVDTGLFSRSEEGRQRVRREFGFNENDLVLGILGRYDTVKGHESLFRAVSELRNEGMSNLRLLVAGVDARMNESDIRLMLENRGIRDITAVTGKRDDVADVISAMDLGVIPSLGSEAVCRVGMEMLSCGVPVIGSDIGVIPEIIPPSNIFKAGDVQSIKNRIRDYKIYSKSYDYIDFAEHFAAFFN; this is encoded by the coding sequence ATGAGAGTTCTGAATGTCACAAACGTCCGGTGGTATAACGCCACCGCATGGTATGCACACATGCTTTCTCTGGGACTTGAGGCTCTGGGACACCGGACAGCAGTCCTCGGACTGCCCGGCACACCCCCTGTAATAAAGGCAGGAGAAGCAGGACTTCAGACCTATGAGGCAGAACTGAACAGCCTGAACCCGCTGAAACTAGCACAGTCCGCAGCGGTATTCAAAAAAGCTGTTAAGGAATTCAAGCCCGATGTGGTGGTATGCCACAGAGGCGAATTTTTCTTCTACTTCACCCACGTGCGTTTCTGGGAAAGACCGAAGTGGAAGCTGGTCAGGGTGAGGGGTGACCGCAGACCCCCCAAGGCGGATGCCCTCTCCCGCTGGCTGTACCACAACGCTGTGGACAAGGTTGTTACATCTTCCGAGTCCATGCGCAGGTTTCATCTGGAAAATCTTAAACTCCCCTCTGAGAAGGTTGTCACACTCTACGGAGGCGTAGACACCGGACTTTTCAGCCGCAGTGAGGAAGGAAGGCAAAGAGTCAGACGTGAATTCGGCTTTAACGAAAATGACCTTGTTCTTGGCATTCTCGGCAGATACGACACGGTTAAAGGGCACGAATCCCTCTTCCGCGCTGTCAGTGAGCTGAGAAATGAGGGGATGAGCAACCTGCGCCTCCTTGTGGCAGGAGTGGACGCCCGGATGAATGAATCCGACATCAGATTAATGCTGGAAAACAGAGGAATAAGAGACATAACCGCCGTTACGGGCAAAAGAGACGATGTGGCTGATGTTATAAGTGCCATGGATCTGGGCGTTATACCCTCCCTCGGCTCTGAGGCTGTCTGCCGCGTGGGGATGGAGATGCTCTCCTGCGGGGTTCCGGTCATCGGCTCAGACATAGGCGTAATACCTGAGATAATCCCCCCTTCAAATATATTCAAGGCCGGTGATGTGCAGTCCATCAAAAACCGGATAAGAGATTACAAAATTTACAGCAAAAGCTACGATTACATTGACTTTGCTGAGCATTTTGCCGCTTTTTTCAATTGA
- a CDS encoding bacteriohemerythrin: protein MRLSIRTVLLIIIAAVPGMTAGFIGIKNYFFFRQIMPGGEDSTHALELASTGLTISVICILTTLVLAFVIPFTAFRRVSSGVREFGLTLKAALGGDLTRRVPINECTGEMKELGIGLNELLDKLDNTISEFYHAANNIRSLADNLSSVNAEVNGQINIINDNVNNVSSAAEELTSTGQSVLSTCKVSFELVEDCSERVKTGIGIITSNRKSMENISSSISSISAVVEEFLKQSEKIENIVVSIKEIADQTNLLALNAAIEAARAGEHGRGFAVVADEVRKLAGKTTDSTEQIGAVIRELQYKINDVFGKVQEGVENVEKGIEFSGESVNSINIIADSINELTSQLNGIVRAMEEENLALGEVSGSTVEISDMSANILHMANESVIAGSNLLDVTKGLAGSVSGFKTSGGDEFIKWSKALETGVHQFDEQHKKLVGIINNLYNAIRENKGKQMLERTLNELVEYTVYHFDSEEKAFRAHGFPHSANHIKSHDKLKDAVGQFLDNYKKGKEVIGFNLMSFLQDWLKNHIMHEDKEYGKHLASKMNRK, encoded by the coding sequence ATGCGCCTTTCCATCAGGACAGTTCTACTTATCATTATAGCCGCTGTGCCCGGCATGACGGCAGGTTTCATCGGAATCAAAAACTACTTTTTTTTCAGGCAGATAATGCCCGGCGGCGAAGATAGTACTCATGCACTTGAGCTTGCTTCAACAGGGCTTACAATCTCAGTCATATGCATTCTCACCACACTTGTTCTCGCATTTGTGATCCCTTTTACGGCATTCAGGCGGGTAAGCAGCGGTGTCCGGGAATTCGGCCTCACTCTGAAGGCGGCCCTCGGCGGGGATCTCACCAGAAGAGTGCCCATCAACGAATGCACAGGCGAGATGAAGGAACTGGGCATAGGGCTCAACGAACTTCTGGATAAGCTGGACAACACCATCTCAGAGTTTTATCACGCCGCAAACAACATAAGAAGCCTCGCAGACAACCTCTCATCTGTAAACGCCGAAGTAAACGGACAGATAAACATCATAAATGACAACGTAAACAACGTTTCCAGCGCCGCAGAAGAGCTCACCTCCACAGGACAGAGCGTTCTTTCCACATGCAAAGTATCCTTTGAGCTTGTGGAGGACTGCAGTGAGAGGGTAAAAACCGGCATCGGCATAATCACCAGCAACCGCAAAAGCATGGAAAACATATCCTCAAGCATCTCCTCAATCTCCGCAGTTGTGGAGGAATTCCTCAAACAGTCCGAGAAAATAGAGAATATTGTCGTCTCCATCAAAGAAATAGCAGACCAGACAAACCTTCTTGCTCTCAACGCCGCAATTGAAGCCGCCAGAGCAGGTGAACACGGCAGAGGCTTCGCAGTTGTTGCAGACGAAGTGCGCAAGCTTGCCGGTAAAACCACCGACTCCACAGAGCAGATAGGCGCGGTTATCAGAGAGCTCCAGTACAAGATAAACGATGTTTTCGGCAAGGTTCAGGAAGGTGTTGAAAACGTTGAGAAAGGCATAGAGTTTTCCGGAGAATCGGTCAATTCCATCAATATAATAGCAGACAGCATAAACGAACTCACAAGCCAGCTTAACGGCATTGTGCGCGCCATGGAGGAGGAAAACCTCGCCCTCGGAGAAGTTTCAGGCAGCACAGTGGAAATCTCTGATATGTCCGCTAACATTCTCCATATGGCTAACGAGTCAGTCATAGCGGGCAGCAACCTCCTTGACGTAACCAAAGGACTTGCAGGCAGCGTATCAGGCTTCAAGACATCCGGCGGGGATGAGTTTATTAAATGGTCAAAAGCGCTTGAAACAGGTGTACACCAGTTTGATGAGCAGCATAAAAAGCTTGTAGGCATTATAAATAACCTCTACAACGCCATAAGGGAAAACAAAGGCAAACAGATGCTTGAGCGCACCCTTAACGAGCTTGTGGAGTACACTGTCTACCACTTTGACTCAGAGGAAAAAGCCTTCCGGGCACACGGCTTTCCCCATAGCGCAAACCACATAAAATCCCACGATAAGCTGAAAGATGCTGTCGGGCAGTTCCTTGATAATTATAAGAAAGGAAAAGAGGTAATAGGCTTTAATCTGATGAGCTTCCTGCAGGACTGGCTGAAAAACCACATAATGCACGAGGATAAGGAATACGGCAAACACCTTGCTTCAAAAATGAACAGAAAATAA